Proteins encoded by one window of Tubulanus polymorphus chromosome 7, tnTubPoly1.2, whole genome shotgun sequence:
- the LOC141909306 gene encoding uncharacterized protein LOC141909306, protein MATPDGIHHVTIETSRDTDYQEFLDRIDSTIAARSTEHSSGHDPVTSEAAVVPGVGQTYGDHRIIDDLYSPMLVLDGGEIPSQHIEDTVKNQIQALITNISGRLPSKNREEFSDDDEEDDGDDDDDDDQSMTEEDVGEHNRYDENDDNDMDIPHTHYQMKTLKSKPKKRHSQPAFTTRNYSMEYLKNAAEFQKKKTITACSLQITDPSNLVEMKSIKSKSKARRIVQVGQVPELKPEKPKPYKCRLCSKSFGTSSNLRLHERTHTGKRPYKCVVCKKSFSHKSNLNRHERIHTGYLPYVCGYCGKGFAQSTGCKEHVKLHLLNADKLLFPCNRCTKRFSTQNHLNDHLNLHDYQSKVHVCPECGESFTPLSALNHHMKIHTGSDNFICQICGASFSQCHNLTIHMRRHAEFKPFQCDWCGIRFCRMSDLTKHEDLHLREESGGKRLQNRLHPPKRLPNSIEEREEKLRMNEKLTCRLCGERFRSESVLKCHEKQHGKEFCCDMCDRQFSRSGDLKRHITTVHGPQNSDDDADRIKPNRNTRGAKQTVAKKDRNKRLDAQKKRENRRKAKKGKPSFSEIELTTSSRGRKRKASLKVKENIEDDDDDDDDDDENEDEEEILPQRRSSRRRRNTVNDESPVQPQRIIVRLAKQKAPPKTKSGCGSKAKKGCSKRKQTIKKEIETKEDLAAILVQVGESVAPKSSDGEQHYMIVNDSVDLNESTDHSALMEHLVAVQNKTESNSVNDSGDIVQDPSLPQGRAQTDHFERQYQVTDPNVSGTVMMETDEEMLEFEIVHMDENNMIISEDAIEGIMSPMRLLTQVVQEEIVTQSDDVKSKISQNSS, encoded by the coding sequence ATGGCTACACCAGACGGTATTCATCATGTGACTATTGAAACATCAAGGGATACAGACTATCAAGAATTTCTTGATCGTATAGATAGCACTATAGCTGCAAGAAGCACTGAACATTCTAGTGGACACGATCCTGTCACATCTGAAGCAGCAGTTGTGCCAGGAGTCGGTCAAACCTACGGTGATCATCGTATCATTGATGATTTGTATAGTCCAATGTTGGTACTTGATGGGGGTGAAATCCCATCGCAGCACATCGAGGACACTGTTAAAAACCAAATACAAGCATTAATCACGAATATTTCTGGTCGCTTGCCATCTAAGAACCGCGAAGAATTTTCTGATGATGACGAAGAAGATgacggtgatgatgatgatgatgatgaccaGTCAATGACAGAGGAAGATGTTGGAGAACACAACAGAtacgatgaaaatgatgacaaTGATATGGATATTCCGCATACGCATTACCAGATGAAAACACTTAAGTCGAAACCGAAGAAGCGACATTCTCAGCCAGCATTCACAACTCGCAACTACTCTatggaatatttgaaaaatgcaGCCGAATTTCAAAAGAAGAAAACTATAACAGCATGCTCGTTGCAAATTACTGATCCGTCAAACTTAGTCGAAATGAAGTCAATCAAGTCAAAATCAAAGGCACGACGAATTGTTCAAGTGGGACAAGTTCCTGAATTGAAACCGGAGAAACCGAAACCGTATAAATGTCGATTGTGTAGTAAATCATTCGGCACTTCGTCGAATTTACGTCTACACGAACGCACCCACACTGGAAAACGTCCGTATAAGTGTGTCGTCTGCAAGAAATCGTTCAGtcacaaatcaaatttgaatcgTCACGAGCGAATACATACTGGATATTTGCCGTATGTTTGCGGTTACTGCGGTAAAGGTTTTGCTCAGAGTACTGGATGTAAGGAACATGTAAAACTGCACCTGCTGAATGCAGACAAGTTGTTGTTTCCGTGTAACCGATGCACGAAGCGTTTTTCAACTCAGAACCATCTTAAcgaccatctaaatcttcacgATTATCAATCAAAAGTTCATGTCTGCCCCGAATGCGGTGAGAGTTTCACGCCATTGAGCGCATTGAACCATCATATGAAAATTCACACTGGCTCGGATAATTTCATCTGCCAGATTTGTGGGGCGTCGTTCAGTCAATGCCACAATTTAACAATTCACATGCGCCGGCATGCAGAATTCAAACCTTTTCAGTGCGATTGGTGTGGCATACGATTTTGTCGAATGTCTGATTTGACGAAACACGAAGATTTACATTTACGTGAAGAATCCGGTGGAAAACGTCTGCAAAATCGTCTACATCCTCCAAAGCGATTACCCAACAGCATTGAGGAGCGTGAAGAAAAACTTCGCATGAACGAGAAATTGACATGTCGTTTGTGCGGAGAGCGATTTCGTAGTGAAAGTGTGTTGAAATGTCATGAAAAGCAACatggaaaagaattttgtTGTGATATGTGTGACCGGCAATTTTCTCGATCGGGTGATTTGAAGAGGCACATAACCACTGTGCATGGGCCGCAAAACTCTGATGATGACGCTGATAGAATCAAACCTAATCGCAATACAAGAGGTGCAAAACAAACCGTAGCTAAGAAAGACAGAAATAAGAGACTCGATGCTCAGAAAAAGCGTGAAAATCGGCGTAAAGCCAAGAAGGGTAAACCTAGCTTTTCTGAGATTGAATTGACAACTTCAAGTCGTGGTAGAAAACGTAAAGCTTCATTGAAAGTGAAAGAAAACATtgaggatgatgatgatgatgatgacgacgatgatgaaaatgaggATGAAGAAGAAATATTGCCACAAAGGAGGTCGTCAAGAAGACGACGAAATACTGTAAATGATGAATCACCGGTTCAACCACAAAGGATCATTGTGCGATTAGCCAAACAAAAAGctccaccaaaaacaaaatctgGTTGTGGGAGCAAAGCTAAAAAAGGCTGTTCTAAAAGGAAGCAAACCATAAAAAAAGAGATTGAAACTAAAGAAGATTTGGCAGCTATTTTAGTGCAGGTTGGAGAATCTGTGGCACCTAAGTCATCGGATGGCGAGCAGCAttatatgattgtaaatgacTCGGTGGATCTAAATGAATCAACTGACCACAGTGCATTGATGGAACACTTGGTGGCCGTTCAGAATAAAACTGAGtcaaattctgttaatgattcgGGTGATATTGTTCAGGATCCCAGTTTGCCCCAGGGCAGAGCTCAAACTGATCATTTTGAACGTCAGTATCAGGTAACTGACCCCAATGTAAGTGGCACAGTCATGATGGAAACTGATGAAgaaatgttagaatttgaaaTCGTTCATATGGACGAGAATAACATGATCATTTCTGAAGACGCAATTGAGGGTATAATGAGTCCAATGAGACTGCTTACTCAGGTTGTACAAGAAGAAATTGTAACTCAATCAGATGATGTTAAATCTAAGATATCACAAAACTCGTCTTGA